A genomic region of Oscillospiraceae bacterium contains the following coding sequences:
- a CDS encoding Na+/H+ antiporter subunit E produces MFRRISFVLILAFVWIILGEALSWTTIIPGLIFGVICIIICEKLLPFEPVRNLCIWRLILYLVYLLGQVYISAFHVMKIIFIGAKVDIVTAKTQVQSDFLKVVLGNSVTLTPGSILLDLRDNTLTALLLHSCRDHAGAIQSTNIVQQLERKLLRVEK; encoded by the coding sequence ATGTTCCGTCGTATATCTTTTGTACTGATTTTGGCATTTGTATGGATCATCTTAGGCGAAGCACTCTCTTGGACTACTATTATTCCAGGCCTTATTTTTGGCGTTATCTGCATAATTATTTGTGAAAAGCTCTTGCCGTTTGAGCCTGTGCGCAACCTTTGCATTTGGCGACTTATTCTGTATCTTGTTTATTTGCTCGGGCAGGTATATATATCAGCGTTTCACGTGATGAAAATCATTTTTATCGGAGCAAAAGTCGATATTGTAACGGCTAAGACACAAGTACAAAGCGATTTTCTCAAAGTCGTCTTAGGCAACTCGGTTACCCTTACCCCGGGCTCAATTTTGTTAGACTTGCGAGACAATACTTTAACTGCGTTATTGCTTCATTCATGCCGAGATCATGCCGGCGCGATACAGTCTACCAATATTGTTCAACAATTGGAGCGCAAGCTCTTACGCGTTGAAAAGTGA
- a CDS encoding GrpB family protein: MEMKRVVVVPYDEKWKIEYEKIKSELYAVLDGIIVVIEHIGSTSVKGLSAKPIIDISIVIQDYNSFEVVKNRLEQVGYTHEGDLGAKERHAFKYTDKPHLMKHHLYVCPQYSEALKVHIAFRDYLRSAPKDRDWYSEVKTLAAKHYPEDMDGYMKAKSPCIAEIMQRCRK; this comes from the coding sequence ATGGAGATGAAAAGGGTTGTCGTTGTTCCGTATGACGAGAAGTGGAAAATTGAGTATGAAAAAATAAAAAGTGAATTGTATGCTGTTTTAGATGGCATTATTGTGGTGATTGAGCATATTGGAAGTACATCAGTTAAAGGATTGTCTGCTAAACCCATTATCGATATATCTATTGTTATCCAAGACTATAACTCTTTTGAGGTTGTAAAAAACAGATTGGAGCAAGTCGGATATACGCACGAGGGCGATTTAGGCGCAAAAGAGCGACACGCATTCAAGTACACAGATAAGCCACACTTAATGAAGCACCATTTATATGTGTGTCCCCAATACTCTGAGGCACTAAAAGTGCACATTGCGTTTAGAGATTACTTGCGCTCAGCTCCCAAAGACAGGGATTGGTATTCAGAGGTAAAAACACTCGCCGCAAAACACTATCCAGAAGATATGGACGGCTATATGAAAGCAAAGTCACCGTGCATTGCTGAAATAATGCAGAGGTGCAGAAAATAA
- a CDS encoding helix-turn-helix domain-containing protein — protein sequence MQDIGHRIRICRVRSNLSQEALAEILGVTRQAVSKWERGQSLPEIVNIIMLSRLFNVTTDALLIGEHHTK from the coding sequence ATGCAAGACATTGGACATCGTATCCGAATTTGCCGTGTGCGCAGCAATCTGTCGCAAGAGGCTCTCGCCGAAATCCTCGGCGTGACGCGGCAAGCAGTGTCAAAGTGGGAGCGTGGGCAGTCGTTGCCCGAGATTGTCAACATCATCATGTTGAGTCGATTATTTAACGTTACGACCGATGCCTTGCTCATCGGCGAACATCATACAAAGTGA
- a CDS encoding monovalent cation/H+ antiporter complex subunit F translates to MGIIGIAVWVIIGFLGLCGVLVVRGPSNWDRLLGLSLITAKIVLLIALFASLHNIAYMLDIALMYALLGFIGTMFIARFFMARAKRAPKEADTLCNSGNGADGAPIGKRGKE, encoded by the coding sequence ATGGGGATTATAGGCATTGCTGTCTGGGTTATTATCGGCTTTTTGGGACTTTGCGGTGTCCTCGTTGTCCGCGGTCCGTCAAATTGGGATAGATTGCTTGGTTTAAGTCTGATCACAGCAAAAATCGTGTTGCTTATTGCGTTGTTTGCTTCTTTGCACAACATTGCCTATATGTTAGACATCGCACTTATGTATGCGCTGCTCGGCTTTATCGGCACGATGTTTATTGCACGTTTTTTCATGGCTAGGGCAAAGCGGGCTCCCAAAGAAGCCGACACGCTGTGCAACAGCGGCAATGGCGCCGACGGTGCGCCAATTGGAAAGAGGGGCAAAGAGTGA